Proteins co-encoded in one Nonomuraea helvata genomic window:
- the sigJ gene encoding RNA polymerase sigma factor SigJ: MSPLAEAERMTLPAVDRGVLMSVAYRLLGSVSEAEDAVQEAYTRWYALPGPRRAEIVSPTGWLVTTVSRICLDVLGSARARRERYVGEWLPEPVPTSTRWTSQAVSDRADDPADRVSLDESISMALLVVLDSMTPAERVAFVLHDVFAYTFVEIGDIVGRSPQACRKLASSARRRVRERGDDHVPSEERTRIVTAFKSAWESGDLTTLVELLDPDATAITDGGGRASAAAEPIKGAERIARFILGVRQRQPTMTVQTTTVNGQPGLVVRDEAGQVLAVASARIANGRIEHLWAMRNPEKLTAW; encoded by the coding sequence ATGAGTCCATTGGCAGAAGCGGAGAGAATGACGTTGCCGGCGGTGGACCGAGGGGTGCTCATGAGCGTCGCCTACCGTCTGCTCGGTTCGGTGTCGGAGGCGGAGGACGCCGTTCAGGAGGCCTACACGCGGTGGTACGCCCTGCCGGGGCCGCGGCGGGCCGAGATCGTCTCCCCGACCGGCTGGCTCGTCACGACGGTGAGCAGGATCTGCCTCGACGTTCTCGGCTCCGCGCGAGCCAGGCGCGAACGGTACGTGGGCGAGTGGCTGCCTGAGCCTGTTCCGACCTCGACCCGGTGGACCAGCCAGGCCGTCTCCGACAGAGCGGACGATCCGGCCGACCGGGTCTCGCTGGACGAGTCGATCAGCATGGCGCTGCTCGTCGTGCTCGACTCGATGACTCCGGCCGAGCGGGTCGCGTTCGTCCTGCACGACGTGTTCGCGTACACCTTCGTCGAGATCGGCGACATCGTGGGCCGATCGCCGCAGGCCTGCCGCAAGCTCGCCTCATCGGCACGCCGTCGCGTACGGGAACGCGGCGACGACCACGTGCCTTCGGAGGAGCGCACGCGCATCGTCACCGCGTTCAAGTCGGCATGGGAGAGCGGTGACCTGACGACCCTCGTCGAACTGCTCGACCCGGACGCGACCGCCATCACCGACGGCGGCGGCCGCGCCAGCGCGGCAGCCGAGCCCATCAAGGGGGCCGAACGGATCGCCCGGTTCATCCTCGGCGTGCGGCAGCGGCAACCCACGATGACCGTGCAGACGACCACCGTGAACGGACAGCCGGGGCTCGTGGTCCGGGATGAGGCAGGGCAGGTCCTCGCCGTGGCCTCGGCGAGAATCGCGAACGGTCGCATCGAACACCTCTGGGCCATGCGCAACCCCGAGAAGCTCACCGCCTGGTGA
- a CDS encoding response regulator transcription factor has protein sequence MIRMLLAEDQHVIREALVTLLSLEPDIEVVEAVESGDAAVSAALVHRPDVAVLDIDMPGEIDGLGAAGELRSRLPGCRTLMLTGHGKPGHLRRALASQVDGFLLKTASPEELSAAIRKVARGERVLDPSLAITAWNLADNPLTPREADVLRLVAAGAEATEIAGQLFLSAGTVRNYITAIVTKLNARNRTDAVRIATEAGWI, from the coding sequence GTGATTCGTATGCTCCTGGCCGAGGACCAGCACGTCATCAGGGAAGCCCTCGTGACCCTGCTCAGCCTCGAACCCGACATCGAGGTCGTCGAGGCGGTCGAGTCCGGGGACGCGGCGGTCTCCGCCGCCCTGGTCCACCGGCCGGACGTGGCCGTCCTGGACATCGACATGCCCGGCGAGATCGACGGCCTCGGGGCCGCCGGCGAGCTGCGCTCCAGGCTGCCGGGCTGCCGCACGCTCATGCTCACCGGCCACGGGAAGCCGGGCCACCTGCGCCGCGCGCTCGCCTCCCAGGTGGACGGCTTCCTCCTGAAGACCGCCTCGCCGGAGGAGCTGAGCGCCGCGATCAGGAAGGTGGCCAGGGGCGAACGCGTCCTCGATCCCTCGCTCGCCATCACCGCGTGGAACCTGGCCGACAACCCGCTCACCCCGCGCGAGGCCGACGTCCTGCGGCTGGTCGCTGCGGGCGCCGAGGCCACCGAGATCGCCGGTCAGCTGTTCCTGAGCGCGGGGACCGTCCGCAACTACATCACCGCGATCGTCACCAAGCTCAACGCCCGCAACCGCACGGACGCCGTACGGATCGCCACCGAGGCCGGCTGGATCTAA
- a CDS encoding peptidase yields the protein MHRRVVLLSAVAITVAGALAPVSTAQAGTTNGLDPRPAGWSAADSWSEARSVQQYWTPQRMLAAQPLDTPRPRRTRSGGPTEGDPWATRGASDTTIRRTPWTTRGAASTVQGSPWSVRGTAAVDVQQVAAVPNSPGLRWTDGGAVVRTTGRVFFTTADGNNASCSGSAVTSANESVVMTAGHCVKLDGASHRNWVFVPGFDNGRRPFGTWVATRLLTTQQWNANEDINFDVAAAVVAPLQGRTLTDVVGGQGVAFNQPRGRQMFSFGYPAAAPFDGSRLIYCSGRTFNDTVMTTDQGLRCNMTGGASGGPWFQNFNESTGLGMLNSVNSFKYNFAPDFMFGPFFGNEAMAVYQAAQRANTL from the coding sequence ATGCACCGCAGAGTCGTCCTGCTCTCCGCCGTCGCGATCACCGTGGCGGGCGCCCTGGCCCCTGTGAGCACCGCGCAGGCCGGCACCACGAACGGCCTCGACCCCAGGCCGGCCGGGTGGTCCGCCGCGGACTCCTGGTCGGAGGCCAGGAGCGTCCAGCAGTACTGGACGCCGCAGCGCATGCTGGCGGCGCAGCCGCTGGACACGCCCAGGCCGCGACGCACCCGCTCGGGCGGGCCGACCGAGGGCGACCCGTGGGCCACCCGCGGCGCCTCCGACACCACCATCCGGCGCACCCCTTGGACCACCCGCGGGGCCGCCTCGACCGTCCAGGGCTCCCCATGGTCGGTACGCGGCACCGCGGCCGTCGACGTCCAGCAGGTGGCCGCGGTGCCCAACAGCCCGGGCCTGCGCTGGACCGACGGCGGCGCGGTCGTGCGCACCACCGGGCGCGTCTTCTTCACCACCGCTGACGGCAACAACGCGTCCTGCTCCGGCTCCGCCGTGACCAGCGCCAACGAGAGCGTCGTGATGACCGCTGGGCACTGCGTGAAGCTGGACGGCGCCTCGCACCGGAACTGGGTGTTCGTCCCCGGGTTCGACAACGGCCGGCGCCCGTTCGGCACGTGGGTGGCCACCAGGCTGCTGACGACCCAGCAGTGGAACGCCAACGAGGACATCAACTTCGACGTCGCCGCCGCCGTGGTCGCGCCGCTGCAGGGGCGGACGCTGACCGACGTCGTGGGCGGGCAGGGCGTGGCGTTCAACCAGCCCAGGGGGCGGCAGATGTTCTCCTTCGGCTACCCGGCGGCGGCGCCGTTCGACGGCTCCCGGTTGATCTACTGCAGCGGGCGCACGTTCAACGACACCGTCATGACCACGGACCAGGGGCTGCGCTGCAACATGACCGGCGGAGCGAGCGGCGGGCCCTGGTTCCAGAACTTCAACGAGTCCACCGGGCTCGGCATGCTGAACTCCGTCAACAGCTTCAAGTACAACTTCGCCCCCGACTTCATGTTCGGCCCGTTCTTCGGCAACGAGGCGATGGCCGTCTACCAGGCGGCACAGCGCGCCAACACCCTCTGA
- a CDS encoding DoxX family protein: MSIAYVTLAVVTITANLGIAVADFARAKFVLANAAEVNVPQAWLPTLGALKAAGSAGLLLGLLGVPAVGRMAAAGLVLFFVGAVVAHVRARAYGKIAFPGLFLALAIATFTLT, encoded by the coding sequence ATGTCGATCGCTTACGTCACGCTGGCCGTCGTCACCATCACGGCCAACCTGGGGATTGCCGTCGCCGACTTCGCCCGCGCCAAGTTCGTCCTGGCCAACGCCGCCGAGGTGAATGTCCCCCAGGCGTGGCTGCCGACGCTGGGCGCGCTCAAGGCCGCCGGCTCGGCGGGCCTGCTGCTGGGGCTGCTCGGCGTGCCCGCCGTCGGACGCATGGCGGCCGCCGGCCTCGTGCTGTTCTTCGTGGGCGCCGTCGTCGCCCATGTGCGGGCGCGGGCGTACGGCAAGATCGCTTTCCCGGGGCTCTTCCTCGCGCTGGCGATCGCGACAT
- a CDS encoding ABC transporter permease codes for MISFALRTLRHRKAGFAGAFVALLCAAALVTACGMLLETGLRGEVAPERYAGAPVIVAGDQYVRQLKESGKEKAKLLSERRWIPASLAEKIRRVPGVTKAVTEVTFPYAGFTAHGWESAALTPFTLAKGRAPRAANEVVVDARHSGRTVPGYRVVGVTAQALPGQDTLFFATGEARRLAGRDGLVTAIGVWPALDVTLEGALTYTGDARGAVEFPEAEGARVKLVSLGGALGGTSLLVAILVVVGTFALSMQQRRREIALLRAVGALPRQARKLIGGEALLISVAAGVLGSGGGILLGFWLRDRFVELSAIPANLRLVVSPFPAIVAVLTTLAAAWVAARVSARRTTRIRPVEALGETAMPAGSLAPVRLIAGLLALAGGVAVTIVLSNLSTEAASTPVTMLTALLWTIAVALLGPAIARAATALPLRAPGVAGYLARKSLRAGTGRLASLITPLTLMTAMTCTILFVQTTMGHAARSEVTAGVMADHVLAPGASVAAVRRTPGVRAVTEVLHTSVRIDLEKYEAQAVTLDGLKQTMDLGVVAGSLDGLSDTSAAISRTAAARLDVGVGDQVSLVLGDGTPAAVRIAAIYTRGLGFGDLTLSRGLVAGHVDDARGTLLVAGGAALPAGTALAQTSGGGADGAVAFVAMGLIIAFCAIAVVNTLAMSTLARSRELALLRIVGTTRRQAARMLRAETLTALAVAVVVGTAISLVTLAAFSMGMTGSALPYVPPLTYLAVVAAVAGLALAATAIPARFALRPRPADALGARE; via the coding sequence ATGATCTCCTTCGCGTTGAGGACGCTCAGGCACCGCAAGGCCGGCTTCGCCGGCGCGTTCGTGGCCCTGCTGTGCGCGGCCGCGCTGGTGACCGCGTGCGGGATGCTGCTGGAGACCGGCCTGCGCGGTGAGGTGGCGCCCGAGCGGTACGCCGGCGCCCCCGTGATCGTGGCGGGCGACCAGTACGTCAGGCAGCTCAAGGAGAGCGGCAAGGAGAAGGCCAAGCTCCTGTCGGAGCGGAGATGGATCCCCGCCTCGCTGGCCGAGAAGATCCGGCGCGTCCCCGGCGTCACCAAGGCGGTGACCGAGGTGACCTTCCCCTACGCCGGGTTCACCGCCCACGGGTGGGAGTCCGCCGCGCTCACCCCGTTCACGCTCGCCAAGGGGCGCGCCCCCAGGGCCGCGAACGAGGTGGTCGTGGACGCCCGCCACTCCGGGCGGACGGTCCCCGGCTACCGCGTCGTGGGAGTGACCGCGCAGGCGCTGCCCGGTCAGGACACGCTCTTCTTCGCCACCGGCGAGGCCCGCCGCCTGGCGGGACGCGACGGCCTGGTCACGGCGATCGGCGTCTGGCCCGCCCTGGACGTCACCCTCGAGGGCGCGCTCACCTACACCGGCGACGCGCGCGGCGCGGTCGAGTTCCCCGAGGCGGAGGGCGCCCGGGTCAAGCTCGTCAGCCTGGGCGGCGCGCTCGGCGGCACCTCGCTGCTGGTGGCGATCCTCGTCGTGGTGGGCACGTTCGCGCTCTCCATGCAGCAGCGCCGGCGCGAGATCGCCCTGCTGCGGGCCGTCGGCGCCCTGCCACGGCAGGCCAGGAAGCTCATCGGCGGCGAGGCTCTGCTGATCAGCGTGGCCGCCGGGGTGCTCGGCTCCGGGGGCGGGATCCTGCTGGGGTTCTGGCTGCGGGACAGGTTCGTCGAACTGAGCGCCATTCCCGCGAACCTGCGGCTGGTCGTCAGCCCGTTCCCGGCGATCGTCGCGGTGCTGACCACTCTGGCGGCCGCGTGGGTGGCGGCGCGCGTCTCCGCCCGCCGTACCACGAGGATCAGGCCGGTGGAGGCGCTGGGGGAGACGGCGATGCCCGCCGGCTCACTCGCGCCCGTCCGGCTGATCGCGGGCCTGCTCGCCCTCGCCGGCGGGGTGGCGGTGACGATCGTGCTGTCCAACCTGTCCACGGAGGCGGCATCCACCCCCGTCACCATGCTGACCGCGCTGCTGTGGACGATCGCGGTCGCCCTGCTGGGACCGGCGATCGCGCGAGCGGCGACGGCGCTGCCGCTGCGGGCGCCCGGCGTGGCGGGCTATCTGGCGCGGAAGAGCCTGCGCGCCGGGACCGGGCGGCTGGCCTCGCTGATCACGCCGTTGACCCTGATGACGGCGATGACGTGCACGATCCTGTTCGTGCAGACCACCATGGGCCACGCCGCCCGGAGCGAGGTGACCGCGGGCGTCATGGCCGACCACGTGCTCGCCCCGGGCGCGTCCGTGGCCGCCGTCCGCCGGACGCCCGGCGTGCGCGCCGTGACCGAGGTGCTGCACACCTCGGTCAGGATCGACCTCGAGAAGTACGAGGCCCAGGCCGTCACCCTCGACGGCCTGAAGCAGACGATGGACCTGGGCGTGGTGGCGGGCTCGCTGGACGGGCTGAGCGACACGTCGGCGGCGATCAGCCGCACCGCGGCCGCGCGGCTGGACGTGGGCGTGGGCGACCAGGTCTCACTGGTGCTCGGCGACGGCACTCCTGCCGCGGTGCGGATCGCCGCGATCTACACCCGCGGCCTGGGCTTCGGCGACCTGACCCTGTCACGCGGGCTCGTCGCGGGCCACGTGGACGACGCCCGCGGCACGCTCCTGGTGGCCGGTGGGGCGGCGCTGCCCGCGGGGACCGCGCTCGCCCAGACCTCGGGCGGCGGGGCCGACGGGGCGGTCGCGTTCGTCGCCATGGGGCTGATCATCGCCTTCTGCGCCATCGCCGTGGTCAACACGTTGGCCATGTCCACCCTGGCCCGGTCCCGCGAGCTCGCCCTGCTGCGGATCGTGGGCACCACCCGGCGGCAGGCGGCGCGGATGCTGCGCGCGGAGACGCTGACGGCGCTGGCCGTCGCCGTGGTTGTCGGGACGGCGATCTCGCTGGTCACGCTGGCGGCCTTCAGCATGGGGATGACGGGGTCGGCGCTGCCGTACGTGCCGCCGCTCACCTATCTCGCGGTGGTCGCCGCCGTGGCGGGGCTGGCGCTGGCGGCCACGGCGATCCCGGCCAGGTTCGCGCTGCGACCCCGACCGGCCGACGCGCTCGGGGCGCGCGAGTGA
- a CDS encoding sensor histidine kinase has protein sequence MRRQAELIVVVAFAAFASIYVVAGSPLALAAFGVQAAFARRRSWWLVALQAALAYASVLLYGSSVGILGFVGGSLLLTSLWPLALAVVASAALLGPADPVISMILISLVVYGLTRMIDRIEEVNAARLSLAVAAAAEERLRIAAELSTGLGRALSTIAGGARTGIPDVETARQALAEARAAAASYRAMSLAPEMTTAKAMLTAAGVTVDVRMGHTEPLGPAGALLAAVLREAVTEIVRRRTATTCLIETLTEPLAGGDTVRLRVSNDGARTAGDESLGDLPAQVEAAGGTLTVGLAGNASMTVEATLPTTRPPGRPARDSALSMALLAAVLVGFSAKALLLAGSLWPAGLLAVIVVMQLRSVEGRHPVALSIMAVLTFAPIPLFGQAWLGVAGFLAGPVLLAFSWAVALPLVAAVVTVVATAGVLLGLPVPLTVNYAISTLVTGLAVYGLLRLAQLARELRESRDGLARAAVLEERLRAARDLHDLLGHTLAAILLKCELARRLDAERARKELDDVLTMTERAREDLRTVSGEHGELSLTAEAESARSVLAAAGIEAVLDLGHDRLGREVDTTLGIVLREAVTNVLRHSSAGRCTITTSVRDGAVRLSVRNDGVRSSQGRRGSAGIGNLTTRLAALDGRLAVVREHDWFELTATVPTQSWVPV, from the coding sequence GTGCGCAGGCAGGCGGAGCTGATCGTGGTCGTGGCGTTCGCGGCCTTCGCGAGTATCTACGTGGTGGCCGGCTCGCCCCTGGCGCTGGCCGCGTTCGGGGTGCAGGCCGCCTTCGCCCGGCGGCGATCGTGGTGGCTGGTCGCCCTCCAGGCCGCGCTGGCGTACGCCTCCGTGCTGCTCTACGGCTCCTCCGTCGGCATCCTCGGCTTCGTCGGCGGGTCGCTGCTGCTCACCTCGCTGTGGCCGCTCGCCCTGGCGGTGGTGGCCAGTGCCGCCCTGCTCGGCCCCGCCGACCCCGTGATCAGCATGATCCTGATCTCCCTGGTCGTCTACGGCCTGACCAGGATGATCGACCGGATCGAGGAGGTGAACGCGGCCAGGCTGTCCCTGGCCGTGGCGGCGGCGGCCGAGGAGCGGTTGCGCATCGCCGCCGAGCTGAGCACGGGCCTGGGCCGGGCACTGTCCACGATCGCCGGCGGAGCGCGTACGGGCATCCCCGACGTGGAGACGGCGCGCCAGGCTCTGGCCGAGGCCAGGGCGGCGGCGGCGAGCTACCGGGCCATGTCGCTGGCCCCCGAGATGACCACCGCCAAGGCGATGCTGACCGCCGCGGGCGTCACCGTGGACGTGCGCATGGGGCACACCGAGCCGCTCGGCCCGGCGGGCGCACTCCTGGCGGCGGTGCTCAGGGAGGCCGTGACAGAGATCGTCCGGCGGCGCACGGCCACCACCTGCCTCATCGAGACCCTCACGGAGCCTCTCGCCGGGGGCGACACGGTACGGCTGCGCGTCTCCAACGACGGCGCGCGCACGGCCGGCGACGAGAGCCTCGGCGACCTGCCGGCCCAGGTCGAGGCGGCAGGCGGCACGCTCACCGTCGGGCTCGCCGGTAACGCCTCGATGACCGTGGAGGCCACGCTGCCCACCACGCGCCCGCCCGGTCGGCCGGCCCGCGACAGCGCCCTGTCGATGGCGCTGCTGGCGGCCGTGCTGGTGGGGTTCTCGGCCAAGGCGCTCCTGCTGGCCGGCTCGCTGTGGCCGGCGGGCCTGCTGGCCGTCATCGTCGTCATGCAGCTCCGATCGGTCGAGGGGCGGCACCCGGTGGCGCTGTCGATCATGGCGGTGCTGACGTTCGCCCCGATTCCGCTCTTCGGCCAGGCCTGGCTGGGTGTGGCGGGGTTCCTGGCGGGGCCGGTCCTGCTGGCCTTCTCATGGGCGGTGGCGCTGCCGCTGGTGGCGGCCGTCGTGACGGTCGTCGCGACCGCCGGCGTGCTGCTGGGCCTGCCGGTCCCGCTGACCGTGAACTACGCGATCAGCACTCTGGTGACCGGCCTGGCCGTGTACGGGCTGCTCAGGCTGGCCCAGCTGGCCAGGGAGCTGCGCGAGTCGAGGGACGGCCTGGCCCGCGCCGCCGTGCTCGAGGAACGCCTGCGTGCCGCCCGCGACCTGCACGACCTCCTCGGCCACACCTTGGCGGCCATCCTGCTCAAATGCGAGCTCGCCCGCCGGCTCGACGCCGAGCGGGCACGGAAGGAGCTCGACGACGTGCTGACGATGACCGAGCGGGCGAGGGAGGACCTGCGGACGGTGTCGGGCGAGCACGGGGAGCTGTCGCTGACCGCGGAGGCGGAATCGGCACGCTCGGTGCTGGCCGCCGCAGGCATCGAGGCCGTCCTCGACCTGGGCCACGACCGGCTCGGCAGAGAGGTGGACACCACGCTCGGCATCGTGCTCAGGGAGGCCGTCACCAACGTGCTCCGGCACAGCTCGGCCGGCCGGTGCACGATCACGACCTCCGTACGGGACGGCGCCGTCCGGCTGAGCGTGCGCAACGACGGGGTGCGCTCCTCGCAGGGGCGCCGCGGCTCGGCCGGGATCGGCAACCTCACCACCCGGCTGGCGGCGCTCGACGGGCGGCTGGCAGTCGTCCGCGAGCACGACTGGTTCGAGCTGACCGCCACGGTGCCCACGCAGTCATGGGTACCCGTTTAG
- a CDS encoding SGNH/GDSL hydrolase family protein, with translation MGRALKLAIVAVLGLAMGTAGAADGSSEPSGHWVTTWTAMPQLTEPGNMPPAPYTQEDLVLADSTVRQTLRVSVGGQRMRLRFSNAFGGAPLPITRVTVALPSDGKAGVSAIQPQTLQPVTFYGRPSTVVSVGAQVVSDPLDLALPAGTVLSVTAYLADGQASTDITSHPGSRTTSYLAKGNQAEAADLTGATPVDHWYFLSGIEVWSKPATATLALLGDSLTDGRGSTTNQNNRWPDQLFDRLRTDRRTAGVAIANQAAGGNRVLNDGLGPNALARLDRDVLAQSGVNWLIVFEGVNDLGTAADTQDAQKKVADELIAAYDQIIVRAHAQDIRVYGATLTPFGGSFYDDAQGHREAARQAVNEWIRTSGRFDAVIDFDRATRDPADPRRLVAAFDVGDHLHLSPAGYKALADAVPARLLHR, from the coding sequence ATGGGTAGGGCGCTGAAATTGGCCATCGTCGCGGTTCTGGGACTCGCCATGGGCACGGCGGGAGCGGCTGACGGGTCCTCCGAGCCCAGCGGACACTGGGTCACCACGTGGACGGCGATGCCGCAGCTCACCGAGCCCGGCAACATGCCGCCCGCGCCGTACACGCAGGAGGACCTGGTCCTGGCCGACAGCACGGTACGGCAGACCCTGCGGGTGTCGGTCGGCGGGCAGCGGATGCGGCTGCGCTTCTCCAACGCGTTCGGCGGCGCGCCGTTACCCATCACCCGCGTCACCGTGGCGCTCCCGAGCGACGGCAAGGCCGGGGTGAGCGCGATCCAGCCGCAGACCCTCCAGCCGGTGACCTTCTACGGGCGCCCCTCGACGGTCGTCTCCGTCGGCGCGCAGGTCGTGTCCGACCCGCTCGACCTGGCGCTGCCCGCGGGCACGGTCCTGAGCGTGACCGCGTACCTCGCCGACGGGCAGGCGTCCACCGACATCACGTCGCACCCCGGCTCCCGTACCACCTCCTACCTGGCGAAGGGCAACCAGGCCGAGGCCGCGGACCTGACCGGCGCCACCCCCGTCGACCACTGGTACTTCCTCAGCGGCATCGAGGTCTGGTCCAAGCCCGCCACCGCCACGCTCGCCCTGCTCGGCGACTCGCTGACCGACGGCCGGGGCTCCACCACCAACCAGAACAACCGCTGGCCCGACCAGCTCTTCGACCGGCTGCGCACCGATCGCCGCACCGCGGGCGTCGCCATCGCCAACCAGGCGGCCGGGGGCAACCGGGTGCTGAACGACGGCCTCGGGCCCAACGCCCTGGCCCGGCTCGACCGGGACGTGCTCGCGCAGAGCGGCGTCAACTGGCTGATCGTCTTCGAGGGCGTCAACGACCTCGGCACCGCGGCGGACACCCAGGACGCCCAGAAGAAGGTCGCCGACGAGCTGATCGCCGCCTACGACCAGATCATCGTGCGCGCCCACGCACAGGACATCCGGGTGTACGGCGCCACGCTCACCCCGTTCGGCGGCAGCTTCTACGACGACGCCCAGGGGCACCGCGAGGCGGCCCGGCAGGCGGTCAACGAGTGGATCCGCACCAGCGGCCGGTTCGACGCCGTGATCGACTTCGACCGGGCCACCCGCGACCCCGCCGACCCGCGCCGCCTGGTCGCGGCCTTCGACGTGGGCGACCACCTCCACCTGAGCCCCGCCGGCTACAAGGCGCTGGCCGACGCGGTCCCCGCCCGGCTGCTGCACCGGTGA
- a CDS encoding DUF2207 domain-containing protein, whose amino-acid sequence MLIALGSVLVLAPVPAAAAAPSYTLPETVVTATVNRDGTVKVVEDHTFRFSAAGHGAYVDIPRLGGTEVENVTVGEGQAQYRAEGTPELNVERPGETFAEGDCTDGPHRVVWYFSAEPGSTHTFRLAYTLKSAVTAYKKHAFLHLPLWGSGWKGGLDELRVSVRLPRAAKGGHEQYRAYGRSDSGFKPALSKDRRTVTGTARDVAAGHPVSLDLAFPTAQLTDVTPQKGTGAARLAKLGKSVPEAATTSECVLEGSAAEQDYEPLDAFSDTGSSPTESTGWMGIMFVLILIIAVVSLLARAGRAGGWSSGTSRPRSYHRHTYHSHTTWSSGSDSSSSSSSSGSYDFGSSGGSSSSDSGSSGSSSSDGGGGAW is encoded by the coding sequence ATGCTGATCGCGTTGGGTTCGGTCCTCGTGCTGGCACCCGTGCCGGCCGCGGCCGCCGCACCGTCCTACACGCTGCCCGAGACGGTCGTCACCGCCACGGTGAACCGCGACGGCACGGTGAAGGTGGTCGAGGACCACACGTTCCGGTTCTCGGCCGCCGGCCACGGGGCCTACGTCGACATCCCGCGCCTGGGCGGGACCGAGGTGGAGAACGTCACGGTCGGCGAAGGCCAGGCCCAGTACCGTGCCGAGGGGACGCCGGAGCTGAACGTGGAGCGTCCGGGGGAGACGTTCGCGGAGGGCGACTGCACGGACGGGCCGCATCGGGTGGTCTGGTACTTCTCCGCCGAGCCCGGGAGCACGCACACGTTCCGGCTGGCGTACACGCTGAAGAGCGCGGTCACGGCGTACAAGAAGCACGCGTTCCTGCACCTCCCGCTCTGGGGCAGCGGCTGGAAGGGCGGGCTGGACGAGCTGCGGGTCTCGGTACGGCTGCCGCGAGCCGCCAAGGGCGGCCACGAGCAGTACCGGGCGTACGGACGCTCGGACAGCGGCTTCAAGCCCGCCCTCTCCAAGGACAGGCGGACCGTCACCGGCACCGCCCGGGACGTGGCCGCCGGGCATCCCGTCTCGCTCGACCTGGCCTTCCCCACTGCCCAGCTGACCGACGTGACCCCTCAGAAGGGGACCGGCGCGGCCAGGCTGGCCAAGCTCGGGAAGAGCGTGCCAGAGGCGGCCACGACCTCTGAGTGCGTGCTGGAGGGCTCTGCGGCGGAGCAGGACTACGAACCGCTCGACGCGTTCTCAGACACCGGCTCCTCGCCCACGGAGTCCACCGGGTGGATGGGCATCATGTTCGTGCTGATCCTGATCATCGCCGTGGTGTCCCTGCTGGCCAGGGCCGGCCGAGCGGGAGGGTGGTCCTCCGGGACGTCACGCCCGCGCTCCTATCACCGGCACACTTACCACTCGCACACCACCTGGAGCAGCGGTTCCGACAGTTCCAGCAGCTCCAGCAGCTCCGGCAGCTACGACTTCGGCAGCTCGGGCGGCTCCAGCAGCTCCGACTCGGGCAGCTCCGGCAGCAGCTCCAGCGACGGCGGCGGCGGGGCCTGGTGA
- a CDS encoding ABC transporter ATP-binding protein: MTEAVRLDAVSKVYGRGQSAVAALREVSVGIPRGTFTAVMGPSGSGKSTFLHCAAGLDVPSSGAVRLGGADLTGMDENALTELRRRRVGFVFQAFNLVSALTVTENITLPLKLAGARVDGAWLEEVVHRVGLDGRADHRPAQLSGGQQQRVAIARALVTRPEVVFGDEPTGALDTMTARDVLTLLREVVSALGQTVVMVTHDPVAASYADTVLFLADGRIVDALTAPTAEKVAERMTRLGAWK, from the coding sequence ATGACAGAAGCAGTCCGGTTGGACGCGGTGAGCAAGGTGTACGGCAGGGGCCAGAGCGCGGTCGCCGCCCTGCGCGAGGTGTCGGTCGGCATCCCCCGGGGGACCTTCACCGCCGTCATGGGGCCCTCGGGCTCGGGCAAGAGCACGTTCCTGCATTGCGCGGCCGGACTCGACGTCCCCAGCTCGGGCGCGGTACGGCTGGGCGGCGCCGACCTGACCGGCATGGACGAGAACGCGCTGACCGAGCTGAGGCGGCGGCGCGTCGGCTTCGTGTTCCAGGCGTTCAACCTGGTCTCCGCGCTGACCGTGACGGAGAACATCACGCTGCCGCTCAAGCTGGCGGGCGCCCGCGTCGACGGGGCCTGGCTGGAGGAGGTCGTGCACAGGGTGGGCCTCGACGGACGTGCCGATCACCGTCCGGCCCAGCTCTCCGGCGGCCAGCAGCAGCGGGTGGCGATCGCCAGGGCGCTGGTGACCAGGCCGGAGGTGGTGTTCGGCGACGAGCCGACCGGCGCGCTGGACACCATGACCGCCCGCGACGTGCTGACCCTGCTGCGGGAGGTGGTCTCGGCGCTCGGCCAGACCGTGGTGATGGTCACCCACGACCCGGTGGCCGCCTCCTACGCCGACACCGTGCTCTTCCTGGCCGACGGCCGGATCGTGGACGCGCTGACCGCCCCGACCGCCGAGAAGGTGGCCGAGCGCATGACCCGGCTGGGGGCGTGGAAGTGA